The window TTCACAGCTACCATTATATCAAGTGATCACGTCTTGCCGACAAAACCACTGAGCACACCATCCAGCTCGCCCTGAGCAAGTCGTACCGCCCACTCTTGATGCTCAAAGAATGACAACAATCCAGCCTTTAGCCCAAACCAGCCTAACTTTTGTCTAGCTTCGGCAACTTTTCTCGATTGTTCTCTAAATGTATAATACTGGTCGCGACACTCTTGCGGAATATCTGAAATTTTGCGGTTTGGCATTATAGCATTTATTAGTTCCTCGACTTTTTCTGTGTCTTTTGGACGCCAGCCGGTAATTGAACGACATCCGTACGCTCCTAATTGAGCAATTGGATTAAGGATAGCGCATACTGTCTCGCCATCTCTCTTCACAAGCCACTGATCAAGACTAGCTGGGGGAATTTCCGTCTCAATACCGCCGAGGCGCCAGTATAAACGACCTTCATCATCAACATAACGATCGCCGACGAAATCAAATATACCACGACGATTTTTTTTCGTATGGATTAAGTCCAAATGCCGAAACTACCAACTTATCACCGATAGCATCGGTAATTTCCTGCCGACAACTCTTCACAACAGTCTTATCTGTGCTTTGCACTAATGTATCAAGGTCTCGCACCGTACCGTTTTTACGTAGACGCGGTAAATCCACACCATTGGGCAGACAAACAACACGATTATCCCAATCAATTTTGGCAGCGTTGGTAACTGCATGTAGACCCAGCCCGCCGACAACATTATACGGAACTTCGCGATCTTTCATTCTGTCATGAATGCTGCGTTCTGCAAGCAGCGAGTACATATTTCCTGAAACTTCACTCATACTATAGTCCTTGTCCGCCTATTGTAAATCATTTGTCTTAGTTATATCAAGTAAATACCCTTCCAAAAACTGACTCCACTCCGGCACATTCTTTTCGCGGAAATAGGCATGAAGGAAATCAACCATAACGTGCTGACGCTTCCTCGCTTCTATTCGCCCCGGCTCCGTCAGCATCAAGCCTTTCAATTTCAGCAACTTCTCAAAAAAGTGATTAATAAAGCCGTCGGTATCATGCGTGTTGCCGTTAATGTCGTATTCTTCCGCCGCTAGATCAACATTTGGCCAAACCGCGGGGTCAAAAATCCGCCCACCGTGATGGCAGGCGTACATCAATCCTCGCTCAATCCCAACCGCGCCAATAGCATCGCACATGTCAGCGTCAGACACTAGCTGCCCCGCCAGCCGCCGCGGCTGCTGGCCGTCCAGCCGTTTACTATAACCAATCGCCGCAATATTTTCTAATACCGCCTGACATAGGTCAGTATCCACTCCTGCATCCACCATACTATTGACCGCGTTCGTCAATTTCTCTGCCTGCGCTTTGCCAACTAATTTGTAATCGTCAATGTCATGCAACCAAGCCGTCAACAGCACTTCGTACAGATCTACCGGCTCATTACATTCGCTCGCAAAACGCTCCGCCAGAAAGGCCACCCGCTCAACGTGATCATCAGCATGACCCGATGGGTCGCCGCCTAATATACCACGCACTTTATTTTTTATTGTCTCAAGTTGAGCTATCTGCCGTTCGTCCATAGGGTTATTGTATCACCCATGCAGGCCTCAACCCACTAAACTATTTTCATTTTACCCAAGAGGCGCTATAGTAGTGATGTGAAAACAGCTGTGAAAAGAAAAGTACCTGAATTTATCAAACGATCATTAGGACGCATACCACGACTGCCAGTGCCAGCACCCGTTTGGCAATTGGATAAAATCGACGAGAGCTTAACGCCAAATATGCGTGCGCTACGTATGACCATGGTAATCGCCGAGGAGCTGCTCGCAATGGGAGTGACCGCACGAGACGTCGTGCACATGGCCCTGGGAATTACTAATACCTACTGCAGGCGACGAGTTCACATTGATGTCAGCTCAACACTCATCACCATGTCCCAAGACCGCGGTACCGAACGCGAACCACTCACCTTGGTGCGGACGATCACATTGAAGTATGTCAATTACCAAACGATCCAAGCATTGCAAAACCTTGCGCTATTAATTCGTGA is drawn from Candidatus Saccharibacteria bacterium oral taxon 488 and contains these coding sequences:
- a CDS encoding phosphohydrolase — translated: MDERQIAQLETIKNKVRGILGGDPSGHADDHVERVAFLAERFASECNEPVDLYEVLLTAWLHDIDDYKLVGKAQAEKLTNAVNSMVDAGVDTDLCQAVLENIAAIGYSKRLDGQQPRRLAGQLVSDADMCDAIGAVGIERGLMYACHHGGRIFDPAVWPNVDLAAEEYDINGNTHDTDGFINHFFEKLLKLKGLMLTEPGRIEARKRQHVMVDFLHAYFREKNVPEWSQFLEGYLLDITKTNDLQ